From the Bacteroidia bacterium genome, one window contains:
- a CDS encoding FAD-dependent monooxygenase encodes MKKDERLIIVGAGLAGSLLAATLARKGYAVDVYERRADMRRMDMSAGRSINLALSVRGINALRQVGMDDTILSLALPMRGRMMHALDGTTTFQRYGSQPHDVIHSVSRGELNKRLMDAAEAQENVRIHFSHRCTDMDLATGEATFVDDASGARITDSATALIATDGAGSAVREAMERQPGFAMTQDFLEHGYKELLIPPTNDGDFRLDPDALHIWPRHSYMMIALPNPDRTFTCTLFLQHEGDPSFAVLDTPGRVLAFFREQFPDALPLMPTLLDDFFANPTGALGTVRCAPWNSGGTALLLGDAAHAIVPFFGQGMNCAFEDVVELDRCIDACGGDWAATFALCAERRKPNADAIADMALENFIEMRDRVADPVFLFMKEAGLALEKRFPDYFIPKYSMVSFTLLPYAVAQRRGALQQQILETLTRGVSRIEDIDMDHAERLITSALRPWAEDATT; translated from the coding sequence ATGAAAAAGGACGAACGACTCATTATTGTCGGTGCGGGACTCGCAGGCTCGTTGCTGGCAGCGACACTGGCCCGTAAGGGGTATGCGGTGGATGTGTACGAGCGTCGCGCCGACATGCGACGAATGGACATGAGCGCCGGCCGTTCCATCAATCTCGCGCTCTCGGTACGAGGGATCAACGCGCTGCGGCAGGTGGGCATGGACGACACCATACTCTCGCTGGCCTTGCCGATGCGCGGACGCATGATGCACGCGTTGGACGGGACGACGACGTTCCAGCGTTACGGATCGCAGCCGCATGATGTGATACATTCCGTGTCGCGCGGCGAGTTGAACAAACGGCTGATGGATGCCGCGGAAGCGCAGGAGAACGTCCGCATCCATTTTTCCCATCGCTGTACGGACATGGACCTTGCCACGGGCGAAGCCACCTTTGTGGACGACGCTTCCGGTGCGCGGATCACGGACAGCGCGACGGCACTGATCGCCACGGACGGCGCCGGTTCCGCCGTGCGGGAGGCCATGGAGCGACAGCCCGGCTTTGCTATGACGCAGGATTTCCTCGAGCACGGCTACAAGGAACTGCTGATCCCTCCCACGAACGATGGAGATTTTCGGCTCGATCCCGACGCGCTGCATATCTGGCCGCGTCATTCGTACATGATGATCGCGCTGCCGAATCCTGACAGGACGTTCACCTGCACGCTCTTCCTTCAGCACGAGGGCGACCCTTCCTTCGCTGTTCTTGACACGCCCGGGCGCGTACTCGCGTTTTTCCGCGAACAATTTCCCGACGCACTCCCGCTAATGCCGACGCTGCTCGACGACTTCTTCGCGAATCCGACGGGCGCGTTGGGCACGGTGCGCTGTGCACCGTGGAACAGCGGGGGCACCGCATTGCTGCTCGGAGACGCCGCACACGCGATCGTGCCGTTCTTCGGTCAGGGGATGAACTGTGCCTTTGAGGACGTGGTGGAACTCGATCGCTGCATTGACGCGTGCGGCGGCGATTGGGCCGCCACGTTTGCCCTTTGCGCCGAACGCCGCAAGCCCAATGCGGACGCTATCGCCGACATGGCGTTGGAGAATTTTATCGAGATGCGCGACCGGGTTGCGGATCCGGTATTCCTGTTCATGAAGGAAGCCGGACTCGCTCTGGAGAAACGCTTCCCCGATTACTTCATCCCGAAGTACTCCATGGTATCCTTCACCCTGCTCCCCTATGCCGTCGCGCAACGACGGGGCGCGCTTCAACAGCAGATACTCGAGACACTGACCCGCGGCGTGTCGCGCATCGAAGACATCGATATGGACCACGCCGAACGCCTCATCACTTCCGCACTGCGGCCTTGGGCCGAGGATGCGACCACCTGA
- the kynU gene encoding kynureninase, with amino-acid sequence MLSDITSRHTTIPDSRDSLAHFRERFHIPRAKDGNDIAYFCGNSLGLQPIAAREAIEIELASWAELAVDGHFSGAHPWMTYHEELAEPLARIVGARPDEVVAMNTLSVNLHLLMVSFYRPQGKKRKIVIEEKAFPSDQYAVASQLRFHGADPARDLVEIPLGADGLFDTDTATELLHSLRDEAALLLLGGVNYYNGQYFDIPRLTQAAHAAGMQVGVDLAHAAGNVPLRLHDWDVDFAAWCSYKYMNAGPGSTAGAFVHKRHASNADLPRFAGWWGHDKSTRFAMPHDFVASPGADGWQLSNPSILPMAALRASLQLFDQAGMEALREKSVRLTAYLEHLLLAQASEEWRIITPSSPEARGCQLSVRFREHGRGMFQWLHAHGIVCDWREPDVIRMAPVPLYNTFADVERLAECFHAYPGDGHHGRRHDALSPAGDQIS; translated from the coding sequence GTGCTTTCCGACATCACCTCCCGACACACGACCATCCCCGATTCCCGCGACTCGCTCGCACATTTCCGTGAGCGTTTTCACATCCCGCGCGCAAAGGACGGGAACGACATCGCGTATTTTTGCGGCAACTCGCTCGGACTGCAGCCGATAGCCGCACGCGAAGCCATTGAAATCGAACTCGCCTCGTGGGCGGAACTGGCGGTGGACGGCCATTTCAGCGGCGCGCATCCGTGGATGACGTATCACGAGGAGCTTGCGGAGCCTCTGGCGCGCATTGTCGGCGCGAGACCTGACGAAGTCGTCGCCATGAACACCCTGTCGGTGAATCTGCATCTGCTGATGGTGTCCTTCTACCGTCCACAGGGGAAGAAGCGCAAGATCGTGATCGAGGAAAAAGCCTTTCCGTCCGATCAGTACGCAGTGGCATCTCAACTGCGCTTTCACGGCGCGGATCCCGCGCGCGATCTCGTGGAAATCCCGCTTGGCGCGGATGGTCTGTTCGACACCGATACTGCCACGGAATTGCTGCATTCGCTGCGCGACGAGGCGGCACTGCTGCTCCTGGGCGGCGTGAATTACTACAACGGCCAGTACTTCGACATCCCGCGTCTTACCCAAGCGGCGCATGCCGCGGGGATGCAGGTCGGCGTGGATCTTGCGCATGCGGCCGGCAATGTGCCGCTGCGGTTGCATGACTGGGATGTGGATTTCGCGGCGTGGTGTTCCTACAAATACATGAATGCCGGCCCAGGCAGCACCGCCGGCGCTTTTGTGCACAAGCGTCATGCGAGCAATGCCGACCTTCCGCGTTTCGCCGGATGGTGGGGCCACGACAAATCCACGCGTTTCGCCATGCCGCATGATTTCGTAGCGTCGCCGGGAGCGGACGGCTGGCAGCTCAGCAATCCGTCCATTCTCCCCATGGCAGCGCTGCGGGCCTCGCTGCAGCTCTTCGACCAAGCGGGCATGGAGGCGCTTCGAGAAAAAAGCGTCCGTCTCACCGCGTATCTCGAGCATCTGCTGCTCGCACAGGCAAGCGAGGAATGGCGCATCATCACGCCGTCGTCGCCGGAAGCCCGCGGCTGCCAACTGTCCGTCCGTTTTCGGGAGCACGGACGCGGGATGTTCCAGTGGCTGCATGCGCACGGCATTGTCTGCGACTGGCGGGAGCCGGATGTGATTCGCATGGCGCCGGTTCCGTTGTACAACACCTTCGCCGACGTCGAGCGCCTTGCAGAATGTTTCCATGCGTATCCGGGAGATGGACATCACGGGCGACGACACGACGCTCTTTCACCAGCCGGGGATCAGATTTCATGA
- a CDS encoding cyclase family protein — protein MICTVTIGTARYDVDLDSGLSIAIPLDFYGPQPTAYGIPAASAAAFEGGGFIGDTRRGGSCNFETVTLNAHCNGTHTECIGHLTKERISVQRLLPGGLLPATLLSVPVIPGETVTERYSCPFHANDAVITRTALLQCLRACSPGFLEALIIRTLPNSVDKLTQQYADRPGAFFTLDAMEEIVALGVRHLLVDIPSLDRADDEGLLASHRVFWQLPEGGTDITEDSAVFSTVTEMIFVPDHIHDGHYLLSLQIAPFVSDAAPSRPILFPVSPRP, from the coding sequence ATGATTTGCACAGTCACAATCGGTACGGCGCGCTATGACGTGGATCTCGACTCCGGGTTGAGCATCGCGATTCCCCTGGATTTCTACGGTCCCCAACCCACCGCATATGGTATTCCTGCCGCTTCCGCCGCAGCTTTCGAGGGTGGCGGATTCATCGGCGACACGCGGCGGGGCGGCAGCTGCAATTTCGAGACTGTCACGCTGAATGCGCATTGCAATGGTACACATACGGAGTGCATCGGGCATTTGACGAAGGAGCGGATCAGCGTTCAACGCCTGCTCCCGGGCGGCCTGCTCCCGGCCACCCTGCTCTCCGTTCCCGTCATACCGGGTGAAACGGTGACCGAGCGCTACAGTTGTCCGTTTCACGCGAACGACGCCGTGATCACCCGGACCGCATTGCTGCAGTGTCTGCGGGCGTGCTCTCCGGGATTTCTGGAAGCCCTCATCATCCGAACGCTCCCGAATTCCGTCGACAAACTCACGCAACAGTACGCGGATCGCCCCGGCGCCTTTTTCACGCTCGACGCGATGGAAGAAATCGTGGCTCTGGGTGTACGCCACCTCCTCGTTGACATACCCTCGCTCGATCGTGCGGACGACGAAGGTTTGCTGGCGTCGCATCGTGTGTTCTGGCAGCTGCCGGAAGGCGGAACCGACATCACCGAGGATTCCGCCGTCTTTAGTACCGTGACGGAAATGATTTTCGTACCCGATCATATTCACGACGGGCATTACCTGTTGAGTCTGCAGATCGCGCCCTTCGTTTCCGACGCCGCGCCAAGCCGGCCCATTCTCTTTCCTGTTTCACCACGCCCCTGA
- a CDS encoding amidohydrolase has product MKVDVHTHILPPSWPDLEKRYGYTGFPVMKAREDGAGDMFIDCRHFRTFQPNSWDAHSRIRDCDGTGVHVQVLSTVPVMFSYWAKPADCLDLSRYLNDHIAETAAAHPSRFVGLATVPMQAPELAIREMERAVKELGLPGVEIGTHVNDWNLNEPALFPFFQAAEELGAAVFVHPWDMMGRDRMQRYWLPWLVAMPAETSLAICSMIFGGVLERLPRLRVNFAHGGGSFPATIGRIEHGFNVRPDLVAVDNAVHPRAYLGRFYLDSLVHDRVMLNYIVDLVGEDMVTLGSDYPFPLGETVPGALIESMDEFPDTVKRKLLGDNALTWLGIQRERFER; this is encoded by the coding sequence CTGAAAGTTGACGTCCACACGCACATTCTCCCGCCATCCTGGCCGGACCTGGAAAAACGCTACGGCTACACCGGCTTCCCCGTGATGAAAGCGCGGGAGGACGGAGCGGGCGACATGTTCATTGACTGCCGGCATTTCCGCACCTTTCAACCCAACAGCTGGGACGCGCACAGCCGCATCAGGGATTGCGACGGCACCGGGGTGCATGTGCAGGTGCTGTCAACGGTACCGGTGATGTTCAGCTACTGGGCCAAGCCCGCGGATTGCCTCGATCTTTCGCGCTACCTCAACGATCACATCGCTGAAACCGCCGCTGCGCATCCTTCGCGCTTCGTCGGGCTCGCGACGGTTCCGATGCAGGCGCCGGAACTCGCCATTCGGGAGATGGAGCGTGCGGTGAAGGAGTTGGGACTGCCCGGCGTAGAAATCGGAACGCATGTCAACGACTGGAATCTCAACGAACCGGCACTGTTCCCGTTCTTTCAGGCGGCGGAAGAGCTCGGTGCGGCCGTCTTCGTGCATCCCTGGGACATGATGGGCCGCGACCGCATGCAGCGCTACTGGCTGCCCTGGCTGGTGGCCATGCCCGCGGAAACGTCGCTGGCGATTTGTTCGATGATTTTCGGCGGTGTGCTGGAGCGCCTGCCGCGGCTGCGCGTGAACTTCGCGCATGGCGGGGGTTCCTTTCCCGCCACCATCGGACGCATCGAGCACGGATTCAACGTGCGTCCGGATCTGGTTGCGGTAGACAACGCGGTACACCCCCGCGCATATCTCGGACGCTTTTATCTTGATTCTCTCGTACACGACCGTGTCATGCTCAACTACATCGTGGATCTCGTGGGCGAGGACATGGTGACGCTCGGATCGGACTATCCCTTCCCACTCGGCGAAACGGTTCCCGGAGCGTTAATAGAATCCATGGACGAATTTCCCGATACCGTAAAAAGGAAGCTCCTCGGCGACAACGCATTAACCTGGCTCGGAATACAGCGGGAGAGATTTGAACGATGA
- a CDS encoding 3-hydroxyanthranilate 3,4-dioxygenase, whose protein sequence is MYTLHGINFKQWIDEHRHLLKPPVGNQQVFENAEFIIMVVGGPNARKDYHYNEGEEFFYQLEGDITVKIMDNGIPRDIPLREGEIFLLPARVPHSPQRPAGTVGLVVERKRHAGELDGFLWFCEQCGGKLYEEYIPLENIVSQLPPLMQRFYTSEEHRTCTSCGAVMHPPVPAQ, encoded by the coding sequence ATGTATACATTGCACGGTATCAATTTCAAGCAGTGGATTGACGAGCATCGTCATCTGCTCAAGCCGCCCGTCGGCAATCAGCAGGTGTTCGAAAACGCCGAGTTCATCATCATGGTGGTGGGCGGACCGAACGCGCGGAAGGATTACCATTACAACGAGGGAGAGGAATTTTTCTATCAGCTCGAGGGCGACATCACCGTCAAAATCATGGACAACGGCATACCCCGCGATATACCCCTGCGCGAAGGGGAAATCTTTCTTCTCCCCGCGCGCGTCCCGCATTCGCCGCAACGCCCGGCGGGGACGGTGGGTCTCGTGGTGGAGCGCAAGCGCCATGCCGGCGAGTTGGACGGCTTTCTCTGGTTCTGCGAGCAATGCGGCGGGAAATTGTACGAAGAGTACATCCCTCTGGAAAACATCGTCTCGCAGCTTCCGCCGCTCATGCAGCGATTCTATACTTCCGAAGAACACCGGACCTGCACCTCCTGTGGCGCGGTGATGCACCCCCCCGTGCCGGCTCAATAA
- a CDS encoding Rid family hydrolase, which translates to MSDVSDAFHSTRAPEPVGLYPHARRVGNLLFLSGIGPRERGSRDIPGVTLAEDGSVAAYDFEAQCHSVFRNVRAVLEEAGSDWSKLVDVTVFLTNMKRDFAVYNTLYAEYFRDNQPCRTTVEISSLPTPIAIELKCIATL; encoded by the coding sequence ATGAGCGACGTGTCCGACGCCTTCCACTCCACCAGAGCACCGGAGCCCGTGGGCCTGTATCCGCATGCGCGCCGCGTCGGGAATCTGCTTTTTCTTTCGGGCATCGGACCGCGCGAGCGCGGGAGCAGGGACATCCCGGGTGTGACGCTGGCGGAAGACGGCAGCGTCGCCGCGTATGATTTCGAGGCGCAGTGCCACAGCGTGTTTCGCAACGTGCGCGCGGTGCTGGAAGAAGCGGGGTCGGACTGGAGCAAGCTCGTGGATGTGACCGTGTTTCTCACGAATATGAAGCGCGATTTCGCCGTGTACAATACGCTGTATGCGGAGTATTTCCGGGACAATCAGCCGTGCAGAACCACGGTGGAGATATCCTCGCTCCCGACGCCTATCGCCATCGAACTCAAATGCATCGCCACGTTATAA
- a CDS encoding aldehyde dehydrogenase yields MLYIPNYIDGQLREPLTGSWMPVYEPATGDVVAMLADSAGADVDDAVHAARAAFPHWSATPAEERSRLLLRIASLIDEHLDELAALESRDNGKPLRLARSVDIPRASKNFRFFATAILHSSSEAHQSDGAALNFTLRQPIGVAGCISPWNLPLYLFTWKIAPALAAGNCVVAKPSEITPMTAGRLAELCIEAGLPRGVLNIVHGTGPQVGAAITAHPDIVAISFTGGTKTGADIARVAAPMFKKLSLELGGKNPTIIFEDADLTDAMPTIVRSAFSNQGEICLCGSRIFIQRAVYDDFVQDFVARVAALRVGDPMNDDTEQGALVSAQHLGKVLSYIALAREEGGTVLCGGNRVRPEGRCAEGYFLEPTIIADLPFSCRTNQEEIFGPVVTVIPFDTEEQVLAMANSTPYGLAASVWTRDLTRAHRVAAKLESGIVWVNCWMLRDLRTPFGGVKHSGVGREGGWDALRFFTEAKNVCINLESQS; encoded by the coding sequence TTGCTGTACATTCCCAATTATATTGACGGCCAACTTCGTGAACCGCTCACCGGCTCATGGATGCCGGTGTACGAACCCGCGACAGGCGATGTCGTCGCCATGCTTGCCGATTCGGCGGGCGCCGATGTGGACGATGCCGTCCACGCCGCGCGTGCCGCGTTTCCGCACTGGTCCGCCACACCGGCGGAGGAGCGTTCGCGTTTGCTGCTGCGCATCGCCTCGCTCATAGACGAACATCTCGACGAACTCGCCGCGCTCGAATCGCGCGACAACGGCAAGCCCCTGCGCCTTGCGCGCAGCGTGGACATTCCCCGCGCATCGAAGAATTTCCGTTTCTTCGCCACCGCCATTCTGCACAGCAGCAGCGAAGCGCATCAAAGCGACGGTGCGGCGTTGAACTTCACGCTGCGGCAGCCCATAGGTGTCGCGGGATGCATCTCGCCATGGAATCTGCCGCTGTATTTGTTCACCTGGAAAATCGCTCCCGCGCTCGCAGCCGGCAATTGCGTCGTCGCCAAACCCAGCGAAATCACCCCCATGACGGCGGGTCGTCTGGCCGAACTCTGCATCGAAGCGGGTCTGCCGCGTGGCGTGCTGAATATCGTGCACGGAACGGGACCCCAGGTCGGCGCCGCCATCACAGCGCATCCGGATATCGTGGCCATCTCCTTTACCGGCGGAACGAAAACCGGCGCGGACATCGCGCGCGTTGCCGCTCCGATGTTCAAAAAACTGTCGCTGGAACTGGGCGGAAAAAATCCCACCATCATTTTCGAGGACGCGGATCTGACCGACGCCATGCCCACCATCGTGCGGTCGGCATTTTCGAATCAGGGCGAGATCTGCCTCTGCGGTTCGCGTATTTTCATTCAGCGCGCCGTGTACGATGATTTCGTACAGGACTTCGTCGCGCGCGTCGCCGCGCTGCGAGTAGGCGACCCGATGAACGACGACACCGAGCAGGGTGCGCTGGTGTCGGCGCAGCATCTCGGGAAAGTGCTGTCCTACATCGCGCTGGCCCGCGAGGAGGGCGGCACCGTGCTCTGCGGCGGCAACCGCGTGCGTCCTGAAGGACGCTGCGCCGAAGGCTACTTCCTCGAACCGACGATCATCGCCGATCTCCCCTTCTCCTGCCGCACGAATCAGGAAGAAATTTTCGGTCCCGTGGTCACCGTCATCCCCTTCGATACCGAAGAGCAAGTGCTTGCAATGGCCAACAGCACGCCGTACGGCTTGGCCGCATCGGTATGGACACGCGATCTCACGCGCGCGCATCGCGTGGCCGCGAAGCTGGAGAGCGGCATCGTGTGGGTGAACTGCTGGATGCTGCGCGATTTGCGCACGCCCTTCGGCGGCGTCAAGCACAGCGGTGTGGGGCGCGAGGGCGGGTGGGACGCGCTGCGCTTTTTCACCGAAGCGAAAAACGTATGTATCAATCTCGAGAGTCAATCATGA
- a CDS encoding DUF4870 domain-containing protein gives MDRPTISYEEAEARRRADDAKTWGMLCHLAVFAGFLVPFGNIFGPLTVWLMKRDSIPEVMEHGKESLNFQISITLYSIVGVVVVIAALLGSAAQSVTGDPDVEVLLFTGAWILGFLLIAVLELIFVIVATVRASRRESYRYPLSIRFIS, from the coding sequence ATGGATCGACCGACGATCAGTTATGAAGAAGCAGAGGCGCGACGGCGCGCGGATGATGCGAAGACCTGGGGCATGCTCTGTCATCTGGCGGTGTTCGCCGGATTTCTCGTCCCTTTCGGAAATATTTTCGGTCCGCTCACGGTGTGGCTGATGAAACGTGACAGCATTCCCGAGGTCATGGAGCACGGCAAGGAATCGCTGAATTTCCAGATCAGCATAACGCTGTACTCCATTGTCGGAGTTGTCGTGGTCATCGCGGCACTGCTCGGTTCGGCGGCGCAATCGGTGACGGGCGATCCCGATGTGGAGGTGCTGCTGTTCACCGGTGCCTGGATTCTCGGCTTCCTGCTCATTGCGGTACTGGAGCTGATTTTCGTCATTGTCGCGACGGTGCGGGCCTCACGCAGGGAATCATACCGCTACCCGTTGAGCATTCGTTTCATTAGCTGA
- a CDS encoding pyridoxal phosphate-dependent aminotransferase translates to MKPTPIATSIVEEKIAQSGLKNVGRASIREIRTLINEIEQASGTKFIRMEMGIPGLPAAKIGIDAEKAALDGGCASFYPSIEGIPELKVEISRFVKLFVDLDLSPRGCIPCTGSTSGSFVSFLVAGRMNPDKDTVLFLDPGFPVHKQQLNVLGIKHKSLDVYEYRGEKLREPLEALLREGNVSSILYSNPNNPSWICFTDTELRIIGELATKYDVVVMEDLAYFTMDFRKDYSIPGQPPFQPSVGKYTDNYILLISSSKAFSYAGQRVGMIAISDALFEREIPTLNRYYTQSKFGLAMIYGAAYAVSAGVTHSAQYGLAALLKATNDGLYRFIDEVKIYGERAKIMKKDFLDNGFSIVYDKDEDNPIADGFYFTVAYPNLSGEELIAALMPYGISAISLSNTGSKRLEGIRACVSLVSEEQIPELRARLQLFHENHPLPE, encoded by the coding sequence ATGAAACCCACCCCGATCGCCACGTCCATCGTCGAGGAAAAAATCGCACAGAGTGGTCTGAAAAATGTAGGCCGCGCATCCATCCGTGAAATCCGTACGCTGATCAACGAGATCGAGCAGGCGAGCGGTACGAAATTCATCCGCATGGAAATGGGCATTCCCGGACTGCCCGCCGCGAAAATCGGCATCGATGCGGAGAAAGCCGCGCTGGACGGCGGCTGCGCATCCTTTTATCCGAGCATCGAGGGCATCCCCGAGCTGAAAGTCGAGATATCGAGATTTGTCAAACTGTTCGTCGATCTCGACCTTTCACCCCGCGGCTGCATCCCCTGCACAGGCTCCACCAGCGGCAGCTTCGTGTCCTTCCTCGTCGCGGGACGCATGAATCCGGACAAGGATACGGTGCTCTTTCTCGATCCCGGCTTCCCGGTGCACAAGCAGCAGCTCAACGTGCTGGGCATAAAGCACAAAAGTCTCGACGTGTACGAGTATCGCGGAGAGAAGCTGCGCGAGCCGCTCGAAGCCCTGCTGCGCGAAGGCAACGTCTCCAGCATTCTCTATTCCAATCCCAACAACCCGAGTTGGATCTGTTTCACCGATACCGAACTGCGCATCATCGGCGAACTGGCCACGAAGTACGACGTGGTGGTGATGGAGGATCTGGCGTATTTCACCATGGATTTCCGCAAGGATTACTCCATTCCCGGACAGCCGCCCTTTCAGCCCTCGGTGGGCAAGTACACGGACAATTACATTCTGCTCATCTCCAGCTCCAAGGCCTTCAGTTACGCCGGGCAGCGCGTGGGCATGATCGCCATTTCCGACGCGCTGTTCGAGCGCGAGATCCCCACGCTCAACCGTTATTACACGCAGAGCAAATTCGGCCTCGCCATGATTTACGGCGCCGCATATGCCGTGTCCGCGGGCGTGACGCATTCCGCGCAGTACGGCCTCGCCGCCTTGCTCAAGGCCACCAACGACGGCCTGTACCGCTTTATCGACGAAGTGAAGATTTACGGCGAGCGCGCGAAGATCATGAAAAAGGACTTCCTCGACAACGGCTTCTCCATCGTGTACGACAAGGACGAAGACAATCCCATCGCCGACGGATTTTACTTCACCGTGGCCTATCCCAATCTCTCCGGCGAGGAACTCATCGCCGCGCTCATGCCCTACGGCATCAGCGCCATTTCGCTGTCCAACACCGGCAGCAAACGCCTCGAAGGCATTCGCGCCTGCGTGTCGCTGGTATCGGAAGAGCAGATACCGGAATTGCGCGCACGGCTGCAGTTGTTCCATGAGAACCATCCGTTGCCGGAGTAG
- a CDS encoding VOC family protein: protein MATIAKNTVCLWYDGDAEEAASFYAATFPDSSVDAVYRAPGDYPSGKQGDVLTVQFTVLGIPCLGLNGGPIFRHNEAFSFQVATDDQAETDRYWNAIVGNGGEESACGWCKDKWGLSWQITPTALTEAIADPDPAAAKRAFDAMLTMRKIDIATIEAARRG, encoded by the coding sequence ATGGCAACCATCGCAAAAAATACAGTGTGTCTCTGGTATGACGGAGATGCCGAAGAGGCGGCAAGCTTTTACGCGGCGACCTTCCCGGACTCCTCCGTGGACGCCGTCTATCGCGCGCCGGGAGACTACCCGTCCGGAAAGCAGGGGGATGTACTGACGGTGCAGTTCACCGTACTCGGTATTCCCTGTCTCGGACTCAACGGCGGACCGATTTTCAGACATAACGAGGCTTTTTCCTTTCAGGTCGCCACCGACGATCAGGCCGAAACGGATCGTTATTGGAACGCAATCGTCGGCAACGGCGGCGAGGAGAGCGCTTGCGGCTGGTGCAAGGACAAATGGGGCCTTTCCTGGCAGATCACACCCACCGCGCTGACCGAAGCGATTGCCGATCCCGATCCCGCCGCCGCGAAGCGCGCGTTCGACGCCATGCTGACCATGCGCAAAATAGACATCGCAACCATCGAAGCGGCGAGGCGGGGGTGA
- a CDS encoding type II toxin-antitoxin system RelE/ParE family toxin, whose amino-acid sequence MIKSFRHKGLRRFFETGDTSGVQTTHVKRLRLQMAALDTARTIDDMDIPGFRLHPLKGELHGRWSITVSSNWRITFEFQNGDAYIVDYEDYH is encoded by the coding sequence ATGATCAAGTCGTTTCGACACAAAGGTCTACGCCGTTTCTTTGAAACGGGCGACACTTCGGGCGTTCAGACCACACATGTCAAGCGGCTCCGTTTACAGATGGCTGCCTTGGATACCGCCCGTACCATTGACGACATGGATATCCCCGGCTTTCGCCTGCATCCCCTCAAAGGTGAATTGCACGGTCGGTGGTCGATCACGGTCAGCAGCAATTGGCGGATCACGTTCGAGTTTCAGAATGGAGACGCCTATATCGTGGACTATGAGGATTATCACTAA
- a CDS encoding HigA family addiction module antitoxin: MAMHNPPHPGEFITEIYLAPNGISGRELAEKLDVAASTLSRILKCTSRVTPEMALRLSKALGRTPESWLAMQNAYDLWVARKHINLKRIGKLKLAES, encoded by the coding sequence ATGGCTATGCATAACCCTCCCCATCCCGGGGAATTCATCACAGAGATCTACCTCGCGCCCAATGGGATTAGCGGTCGCGAGTTGGCGGAGAAGCTGGACGTAGCGGCATCCACGCTCAGTCGCATCCTCAAGTGTACCAGCCGTGTTACGCCTGAAATGGCCCTCCGTCTATCCAAGGCACTTGGCCGTACTCCCGAAAGTTGGCTCGCCATGCAGAATGCCTATGATCTATGGGTTGCAAGGAAGCATATCAATCTGAAACGGATAGGAAAACTCAAGCTGGCCGAATCTTAA
- a CDS encoding dihydrofolate reductase family protein: protein MSSVFVNIGLSLDGSMAPEGMSVEHWPEPGYKNWGGKWGALMGWALQLQYFRELLKFGPGGDTGPVNDLFRFTAERSGANIMGKRMFDQGEISWPEEAPFHTPVYVLTHEKREPWERPGGTTFHFINDGPARALALAREAAGDKDIRISGGAEVIQQYLNLGVVDELEIALAPVLLGGGRRLFENLREPAPAFRIDRVLDSPAATHLRYVRA from the coding sequence ATGAGCAGCGTATTCGTCAACATCGGACTCAGCCTCGACGGCTCTATGGCGCCGGAAGGAATGAGTGTGGAGCATTGGCCCGAGCCCGGTTATAAAAACTGGGGCGGGAAATGGGGTGCGCTTATGGGCTGGGCGTTACAACTGCAGTACTTTCGCGAGCTCCTGAAATTCGGACCCGGAGGAGACACCGGTCCGGTCAATGATCTGTTCCGTTTTACGGCGGAGCGTAGCGGCGCCAACATCATGGGCAAGCGCATGTTTGACCAGGGCGAGATCAGTTGGCCGGAAGAGGCGCCGTTTCACACACCTGTCTACGTCCTTACCCACGAGAAGCGCGAACCCTGGGAGCGTCCCGGCGGCACGACTTTCCATTTCATCAACGACGGTCCGGCGCGTGCCCTCGCGCTGGCCCGTGAGGCCGCCGGCGACAAAGACATCCGCATCTCCGGCGGTGCGGAAGTGATACAGCAATACCTCAATCTCGGCGTCGTAGACGAGCTGGAAATCGCCCTCGCGCCCGTACTCCTCGGCGGCGGCCGGCGCCTCTTCGAGAACCTGCGCGAACCCGCCCCCGCCTTCCGTATCGACAGAGTGCTCGATTCACCCGCCGCGACCCACCTGCGCTACGTGCGCGCGTGA